A window of the Rhizobium viscosum genome harbors these coding sequences:
- a CDS encoding potassium channel family protein, translating to MPFIASILRRVYLSLSELAWSALFLILVIHLVVSYLLFTLAGEGDLVGSPIDFLYYYMVTATTVGYGDLSPKLGLGRIIAVLFVLPGGIAIFTAVLGKLLTTIGTIWRNRMRGLGDYSERTGHIIILGWQEGQTYQTLRLLHAERRANEPMSVLVAKDLLENPASDCADYIRTERLSDADALVRAGAAQARAIIARGANDDETLAAVLIAEDHAPNAHIVAYFADDRTAQMVKQLRPRVEAVGSLAEELLSRAARDPGSSEIAARLLSAASTDTAFSLPVPPLQTPLLYGDVFLSLKREHNVTLVGLLSQGTTDLNCRDDVLMRGGETLYYISGMRLDPAAIAWARMGGVS from the coding sequence ATTGGCTTGGTCAGCCCTTTTTCTTATCCTCGTGATCCACCTGGTCGTATCCTACCTGCTTTTCACGCTGGCCGGCGAAGGCGATCTTGTCGGCAGTCCGATCGATTTTCTTTACTACTATATGGTTACAGCAACGACTGTCGGCTATGGCGACCTGTCCCCAAAATTAGGGCTTGGCCGGATCATAGCCGTCCTGTTCGTTCTTCCCGGTGGCATTGCCATCTTCACCGCTGTTCTTGGCAAATTGTTGACAACGATCGGCACGATCTGGAGGAATCGTATGCGCGGCTTAGGCGACTACAGCGAACGCACCGGCCACATCATTATCCTGGGCTGGCAGGAGGGGCAGACATATCAGACGCTGCGGCTGCTGCATGCCGAACGACGGGCTAACGAACCGATGAGCGTTCTGGTTGCCAAGGACCTGTTGGAAAATCCCGCCAGCGACTGCGCCGACTATATCAGAACCGAACGGCTTTCCGATGCCGACGCTCTGGTGCGAGCCGGAGCGGCCCAGGCGCGGGCGATCATCGCGCGCGGAGCAAATGACGACGAGACGCTGGCCGCGGTCCTGATTGCAGAAGACCATGCGCCCAATGCCCATATCGTGGCTTATTTCGCCGACGACCGCACAGCACAGATGGTCAAACAACTCCGGCCGCGCGTCGAGGCGGTGGGCTCGCTCGCCGAGGAGCTTCTGTCACGTGCCGCCCGGGATCCGGGCTCTTCGGAAATCGCCGCGCGGCTGCTGTCGGCCGCCTCCACCGACACGGCCTTTTCCCTACCAGTACCGCCTTTGCAAACGCCGCTGCTCTATGGGGACGTGTTTTTAAGCCTCAAGCGTGAGCACAATGTGACGCTGGTGGGCTTGCTGAGCCAGGGTACGACCGACCTCAACTGTCGAGACGACGTGCTGATGCGGGGTGGCGAGACCCTTTACTATATCAGCGGAATGCGGCTAGATCCCGCTGCCATCGCTTGGGCTCGAATGGGAGGCGTATCATGA
- a CDS encoding DUF2491 family protein, whose translation MIGWFSGDKNERPLPKELGPLSAAIGGALEIDFLSLEAEALGGEPAMPLPRSGPFIIAGYGEVLLDAATVLSRYYDEDHRMIQVMSTSGQPGDAVDDISFYQPWDSVVPAGQSEWNRWTGPAGLIGQPSYDADGILYSRFWGEGSERAPLAEFVEKVDDGEEQRSIHQTCMLYYRPLGSTREMLLINVERDLDLVQSQAGSSVEFLIGYGLAPADVRRV comes from the coding sequence ATGATCGGCTGGTTCAGCGGAGACAAGAACGAAAGGCCCTTGCCCAAAGAACTTGGCCCCTTGAGCGCCGCCATCGGCGGCGCCTTGGAGATCGATTTCCTCTCCCTCGAAGCCGAGGCTTTGGGTGGTGAGCCGGCCATGCCGCTGCCACGGAGCGGCCCCTTCATTATTGCCGGCTACGGTGAAGTTTTGCTCGATGCCGCGACGGTTCTGTCGCGTTACTACGATGAAGATCACCGGATGATTCAGGTGATGTCGACCTCGGGCCAGCCGGGTGATGCTGTTGACGACATCAGCTTTTATCAGCCCTGGGACAGCGTCGTGCCTGCCGGGCAGAGCGAATGGAACCGCTGGACCGGCCCGGCAGGCCTGATCGGCCAGCCATCCTACGATGCCGACGGTATCCTTTACAGTCGCTTCTGGGGCGAAGGTTCGGAGCGCGCCCCCCTGGCGGAGTTTGTTGAAAAGGTCGACGATGGTGAAGAGCAGCGCTCCATTCACCAGACCTGCATGTTGTACTATCGCCCGCTTGGATCGACGCGCGAAATGCTTCTCATCAACGTCGAGCGCGACCTCGATCTCGTGCAGAGCCAGGCGGGAAGCTCGGTTGAATTTCTGATCGGCTACGGGCTCGCTCCAGCCGATGTTCGCCGCGTCTGA
- a CDS encoding DUF350 domain-containing protein has translation MLDYVAGLPAFLGYFAIGIAALGVFSVIYTWLTPQEEVQLIRAGNLAAVTAFLGALVGFSLPLASAAANSVSVVDYIIWAVIGILAQIFAYYIANFTMTDLHKKITAGNIAAGIWGGGIALVIGILNAACMTY, from the coding sequence ATGCTCGATTACGTGGCGGGTCTGCCTGCATTCCTTGGTTATTTCGCCATCGGTATTGCTGCCCTTGGCGTTTTTTCGGTGATTTACACATGGTTGACGCCGCAAGAGGAGGTCCAGCTCATTCGCGCCGGCAATCTTGCGGCCGTTACCGCATTCCTGGGAGCGCTTGTCGGTTTCAGCCTGCCTCTCGCCTCGGCCGCAGCCAATTCGGTCAGCGTCGTCGACTACATCATATGGGCGGTGATCGGCATCCTGGCGCAGATCTTCGCTTACTACATCGCGAATTTCACCATGACGGACCTGCATAAGAAGATCACGGCCGGCAATATCGCCGCGGGCATATGGGGGGGCGGCATCGCACTGGTCATCGGTATTCTCAATGCCGCCTGCATGACCTATTGA
- a CDS encoding DUF1190 domain-containing protein, producing the protein MRRRKSGHKRPFLALGTIAASTLALSGCGDQTPSETMFTSVDQCVESGMDRQVCQAGYQDAMRAHLATAPRFNGMAACEAEYGSGQCTEQSANAAPNNTGGSGSFFVPFLAGYMLSSALNNIGDYNLYRRRQEESGNYYGSTPIYRNRSGQTVTTTVRSGGTRSDTTLAPSRQSVQPVNVNTRTVARQGFGGRSSFSFGG; encoded by the coding sequence ATGCGCAGACGTAAGAGCGGGCACAAACGACCCTTCCTGGCCCTTGGCACTATCGCCGCATCAACCCTGGCGTTATCCGGCTGCGGCGACCAGACGCCTTCGGAAACAATGTTCACCTCCGTCGACCAATGTGTGGAATCCGGCATGGACCGGCAGGTCTGCCAGGCCGGATATCAGGATGCCATGCGGGCTCATCTCGCCACCGCGCCGCGTTTCAACGGCATGGCCGCCTGCGAGGCCGAGTACGGCTCGGGCCAATGCACTGAACAGTCGGCCAATGCTGCACCTAACAATACCGGCGGAAGCGGCAGCTTCTTCGTGCCATTCCTGGCAGGCTATATGCTGTCTTCGGCACTGAACAACATCGGCGACTACAACCTTTATCGCCGGCGCCAGGAGGAGAGTGGCAACTACTACGGTTCGACGCCGATTTATCGCAATCGCTCGGGGCAGACGGTGACAACGACAGTTCGCTCAGGCGGCACGCGCAGTGACACCACGCTTGCGCCCTCGCGCCAGAGTGTTCAGCCGGTCAACGTCAATACCCGCACCGTCGCCCGGCAAGGTTTCGGTGGCCGTTCATCCTTCAGTTTCGGCGGCTGA
- a CDS encoding glutathionylspermidine synthase family protein has product MKRITLPARPDWRDKARAVGFGFHVMYGEPYWLDDAAYTFTLDEIEMQIEEPSQELHDMCMDMVGNIVSSEESLDRLAIPEDLRDVVQRSWQRRDRHLYGRFDLAYDGTGPAKLLEYNADTPTSVFETAYFQFNWLTDQMALGILPNDADQYNSLQESLVEAFGQFSKEPIFHFAAMTDNEEDRGTTVYLMDCAVQAGHRVELLDMREIGIDTQGRYTDLKDRVIDRCFKLYPWEFMLREPFARELVRSGDVFIEPAWKAVLSNKGLLPLLWQRHPNHPNLLPSYFADDPAASALTDYVRKPLLSREGENVTIFRDGQELISAPGDYGDEGFIVQAYAPLFESDGGFAVLGSWVVGDRACGLAVREDRSRITANLSRFVPHVIVE; this is encoded by the coding sequence ATGAAGCGCATCACTCTTCCGGCGCGTCCCGACTGGCGTGACAAGGCGCGCGCCGTCGGCTTCGGCTTTCACGTTATGTACGGCGAGCCCTACTGGCTCGACGATGCCGCCTATACCTTCACGCTCGATGAGATCGAGATGCAGATCGAAGAGCCGAGCCAAGAACTGCACGACATGTGCATGGATATGGTCGGCAATATCGTCAGCAGCGAAGAGTCACTCGACAGGCTGGCCATTCCGGAGGACCTGCGCGATGTGGTACAGCGGTCCTGGCAGCGCCGCGACAGGCATCTCTATGGCCGATTCGATCTCGCTTACGACGGCACCGGGCCGGCCAAGCTGCTCGAATACAATGCCGATACTCCGACTTCGGTGTTCGAGACTGCCTATTTCCAGTTCAACTGGCTGACCGACCAGATGGCTTTGGGTATCCTGCCCAATGATGCGGACCAGTACAATTCCTTGCAGGAAAGCCTCGTCGAGGCGTTCGGGCAATTTTCCAAAGAGCCAATCTTCCACTTCGCGGCGATGACCGACAATGAGGAGGATCGAGGCACGACGGTTTACCTGATGGACTGTGCCGTACAGGCCGGCCATCGCGTCGAGCTGCTGGACATGCGCGAGATCGGCATCGATACGCAGGGTCGCTACACTGACCTCAAGGATCGGGTGATCGACCGCTGCTTCAAACTATACCCATGGGAATTCATGCTGCGCGAGCCGTTCGCCCGCGAACTGGTGCGCTCGGGCGATGTTTTCATCGAGCCCGCCTGGAAAGCCGTGCTCTCCAACAAAGGGCTTCTGCCTCTGCTCTGGCAACGCCACCCCAATCACCCCAACCTCCTGCCCAGCTATTTCGCCGACGACCCGGCAGCCTCGGCCTTGACCGACTATGTGCGCAAACCACTGCTGTCGCGAGAAGGCGAAAACGTCACAATATTCCGAGATGGCCAGGAATTGATTTCCGCTCCCGGCGATTACGGCGACGAAGGCTTCATTGTCCAGGCCTATGCCCCGCTTTTCGAAAGCGATGGCGGCTTCGCTGTGCTCGGCAGCTGGGTCGTCGGCGATCGCGCCTGCGGCCTTGCCGTGCGCGAAGACCGCTCGCGCATAACCGCCAACCTGTCGCGTTTCGTACCGCACGTTATAGTCGAATAA
- a CDS encoding NAD(P)/FAD-dependent oxidoreductase translates to MSGIVIIGAGECGTRAAFALREAGYSGSITLVGAEPHLPYERPPLSKPMDGAVQMKLICAEEVLAAAGIDYLKGMSASKLEADAATVILSDGRVLTYEKLLLATGARPRRLACPGAERALDFRTHADAETIFASARPGRSVAIIGGGLIGMELASVLRGKGVAVSIIEAAPRILGRAVPPRFAEKLHARHIAEGVGFHLDRSVIAINDDGVLLTDGSMVRAQLVVSAIGVMPEIALAQEAGLTTGNGILADAHLCTSTPNIFAAGDCAAVSQPGGGHTRFESWRNARVQAEVAARNMTGSAEAFAAIPWFWSDQYDLGLQVAGLPQPEHQSVVRSLGDGELEFYLDGGRLVAAAGLGVGNSLAKDIKLAEMLIAAGVHPDPAALADPSLNLKALLKGARAA, encoded by the coding sequence ATGAGCGGCATTGTCATCATCGGTGCGGGAGAATGCGGAACACGTGCGGCATTCGCTTTGCGGGAAGCGGGATATTCCGGATCGATAACCTTGGTGGGCGCCGAACCGCATCTGCCCTACGAACGGCCGCCTTTGTCGAAGCCGATGGATGGCGCAGTGCAGATGAAGTTGATTTGTGCCGAAGAGGTGTTGGCAGCCGCCGGTATCGACTATCTGAAGGGGATGTCAGCCTCAAAGCTGGAGGCTGATGCTGCTACCGTCATCTTGAGCGACGGTCGGGTCCTGACGTATGAAAAGCTGCTGCTGGCCACCGGCGCGCGCCCGAGACGGCTTGCTTGCCCGGGCGCGGAGCGCGCGCTCGACTTTCGCACCCACGCCGATGCCGAGACGATTTTCGCCAGTGCCCGGCCAGGCCGAAGCGTCGCCATTATCGGCGGCGGCCTGATCGGTATGGAACTCGCATCCGTCCTTCGCGGAAAGGGTGTCGCGGTCAGTATCATTGAAGCAGCGCCGAGAATTCTGGGACGTGCCGTTCCGCCGCGATTTGCCGAAAAGCTGCATGCCAGGCACATCGCAGAAGGCGTCGGCTTCCACCTCGATAGGAGTGTCATCGCCATCAACGACGATGGCGTCCTTCTAACCGATGGCAGCATGGTTCGAGCGCAACTCGTCGTCAGCGCCATCGGTGTTATGCCGGAGATCGCTTTGGCGCAGGAAGCCGGGCTGACGACTGGCAATGGCATCCTGGCGGATGCCCATCTTTGCACGAGCACGCCAAATATCTTCGCGGCAGGCGACTGCGCAGCAGTGAGCCAGCCCGGTGGCGGCCACACCCGGTTCGAAAGCTGGCGGAATGCGAGAGTCCAGGCCGAGGTTGCCGCGCGCAACATGACCGGTTCAGCAGAAGCTTTCGCCGCGATCCCCTGGTTCTGGTCCGATCAATATGACCTCGGTCTCCAGGTGGCCGGCCTGCCGCAGCCGGAGCATCAAAGCGTGGTCCGTTCGCTTGGCGATGGTGAGCTTGAATTCTATCTGGACGGTGGTCGCCTCGTTGCGGCTGCCGGGCTTGGTGTCGGCAATAGCCTGGCCAAGGATATCAAGCTTGCCGAGATGCTGATCGCAGCCGGGGTACATCCTGATCCCGCTGCGCTCGCCGATCCTAGCCTAAACCTCAAGGCGCTTTTGAAAGGCGCAAGGGCGGCGTGA
- a CDS encoding substrate-binding domain-containing protein yields the protein MKSICVAAVLAALTASAASAETIGVSMQSFDNNFQTLLCEGLSARASQVGGVTLQIEDAQTDVSKQLNQVNNFIAAGVDAIIVTLADTSAAPGISAAAEKAGIPLVYLNLQPDNVDKLPKNQAYVGSKETDSGRLGAEAACEILKKNGKAGDAQAYILMGDLAHQASRDRTSSVKETLAAGDCKGVTIADEQSAAWTRTNAMDLTTNWITAGRPIDAVFANNDEMAIGAIQALKAAGVPMGSVVVVGIDATQDGLAAMAAGDLDVTVFQNAKGQSAGAMDAAVALARGHNVDKQVIMVPFELVTPTNMAGYAHQN from the coding sequence ATGAAGTCAATCTGTGTGGCGGCCGTCCTGGCCGCCCTAACGGCAAGTGCTGCCTCGGCCGAAACCATCGGCGTCTCGATGCAGAGTTTCGACAATAATTTTCAGACGCTGCTGTGTGAAGGTCTGAGCGCAAGGGCATCCCAGGTGGGCGGGGTCACGCTGCAGATCGAGGATGCGCAGACGGATGTCTCCAAGCAGCTCAATCAGGTGAATAATTTCATCGCCGCGGGCGTCGATGCGATCATCGTGACACTGGCCGATACGTCCGCTGCGCCCGGTATCAGCGCGGCAGCCGAGAAGGCCGGTATTCCGCTCGTCTATCTCAATCTGCAGCCTGATAATGTCGACAAGCTTCCCAAAAACCAGGCCTATGTCGGCTCGAAGGAAACCGATTCCGGACGGCTGGGCGCCGAAGCTGCCTGCGAAATCCTGAAGAAGAATGGAAAGGCCGGCGATGCGCAGGCCTATATCCTGATGGGAGATCTTGCGCATCAGGCCTCGCGCGATCGAACTTCATCGGTCAAGGAAACCCTCGCGGCCGGCGATTGCAAGGGCGTGACTATCGCCGACGAGCAATCGGCTGCCTGGACGCGCACGAACGCCATGGACCTGACCACCAACTGGATCACCGCCGGCCGTCCGATCGATGCGGTCTTTGCCAACAATGATGAAATGGCGATCGGTGCGATCCAGGCGCTGAAGGCCGCAGGTGTTCCGATGGGTAGCGTCGTGGTCGTCGGCATCGACGCGACACAGGATGGTCTCGCGGCCATGGCAGCCGGCGATCTTGACGTGACGGTATTCCAGAATGCCAAGGGGCAGTCTGCAGGTGCGATGGATGCGGCGGTCGCCCTTGCCCGTGGCCACAACGTCGACAAGCAGGTCATCATGGTGCCGTTCGAACTCGTCACGCCGACCAACATGGCCGGCTACGCCCACCAGAACTGA
- a CDS encoding MocE family 2Fe-2S type ferredoxin, with protein MSWITACKLDDIEQEGAIRFDHGSRTYAIYRGPDDIVYCTAGLCTHEAIHLADGLVMDFEVECPKHSGAFDYRTGEALRLPACENLKTYPAEVIDGEVRVALA; from the coding sequence ATGAGCTGGATCACTGCCTGCAAGCTCGATGATATCGAACAGGAAGGTGCAATTCGCTTCGACCATGGCAGCCGCACCTATGCCATTTATCGCGGCCCCGATGATATCGTCTATTGCACCGCCGGCCTCTGCACGCACGAGGCAATTCATCTCGCCGATGGGCTGGTCATGGATTTCGAAGTGGAATGTCCCAAGCATTCCGGCGCCTTCGACTACCGCACCGGCGAAGCCCTCAGGCTTCCGGCCTGCGAGAATTTGAAGACCTATCCCGCCGAGGTGATCGACGGGGAGGTTCGCGTGGCTCTCGCCTGA
- a CDS encoding sterol desaturase family protein has translation MDDLKFGTRNKRGDWAPNQPVETAPLFVFPPRLMAILKWLPHYFFPWNAIFATSAVAYWAWVIPPMETMRTFGVGWISWLYTVNAICVLLFYGAFELHLYVLKRQENRFKYNGKFPSEQKNKAFWFESQNIDNILRTFLSGLTIWTAIEAGMLWAYANGYAPWLSFVERPWTLALVALVVPIIHEFHFFCIHRLIHTPLLYKWVHSVHHNSVNPSPWSSLSMHPVEHLLYLGTAFYHLILPSNPILMLYQLHYAGFGAIPGHVGFDKVEVGEGKLIDSHAYAHYLHHKYFEVNYGDALIPLDKWFGTWHDGSPEGEARMQERYRRRKEKLAARKAGMEVKGAAE, from the coding sequence ATGGACGATCTGAAATTCGGCACGCGCAACAAGCGCGGCGACTGGGCGCCAAACCAGCCGGTTGAGACCGCGCCGCTGTTTGTGTTTCCGCCGCGGCTGATGGCCATCCTGAAATGGCTGCCGCATTATTTCTTTCCGTGGAATGCGATCTTCGCCACTTCGGCGGTCGCCTACTGGGCCTGGGTCATTCCGCCAATGGAAACGATGCGGACATTCGGTGTCGGCTGGATCTCCTGGCTCTACACCGTCAATGCGATCTGCGTGCTGCTGTTTTACGGCGCATTCGAGCTGCATCTCTATGTGCTGAAGCGGCAGGAAAACCGTTTCAAGTACAATGGCAAATTCCCTTCCGAGCAGAAGAACAAGGCCTTCTGGTTCGAGAGCCAGAATATCGACAATATCCTGCGCACCTTCCTGTCGGGTCTCACGATCTGGACGGCGATTGAGGCGGGCATGTTATGGGCCTATGCCAACGGCTACGCGCCGTGGCTGAGCTTTGTCGAACGTCCCTGGACGCTCGCGCTCGTCGCGCTGGTCGTGCCGATCATCCACGAATTCCACTTCTTCTGCATCCATCGGCTCATCCATACGCCCTTGCTCTATAAGTGGGTGCATTCGGTCCACCATAACTCGGTCAATCCGTCGCCGTGGTCCTCGCTGTCGATGCATCCGGTCGAGCACCTGCTCTATCTCGGAACGGCCTTCTATCATTTGATCTTGCCGTCCAATCCGATCCTCATGCTCTACCAGCTCCATTATGCGGGCTTCGGTGCCATTCCCGGCCATGTCGGCTTCGACAAGGTCGAGGTCGGTGAGGGCAAGCTGATCGATAGCCATGCCTATGCGCATTACCTGCACCACAAATATTTCGAAGTGAATTACGGCGACGCTCTGATCCCGCTCGATAAGTGGTTCGGCACCTGGCACGACGGCTCGCCGGAAGGCGAAGCCCGCATGCAGGAGCGCTACCGCCGTCGCAAGGAAAAGCTCGCAGCCCGCAAGGCCGGCATGGAAGTCAAGGGAGCAGCCGAATGA
- a CDS encoding LacI family DNA-binding transcriptional regulator, translating to MGKPNYRDIARRAGVGTATVERVLNGRGGVRPELVEKVIIAARSLEYPRTLPDTHRGLLRIEVLMVRPETTFYQRLSKAFERISATLDPLVVVHRSFTEEMKPEEIARRILSTDLPRAGLILAVPSSPVIRAAVEKVIAQGLPVVHVVTRASDRSGEFVGIDNYAAGRTAALFISRMARRQGPVVAICHPIYQVHRDRIRGFSEYFLEHPGATSFQWLGFGLDEEHYSAELLASALETYPDLAGLYNAGGANSALIEVLRRQARERNIFFVGHELTDYTRKALQDDIMDVVLDQAPEAQARRSLDLVLRRIGLTEIEPDRAPIRFITITKEGL from the coding sequence GTGGGCAAGCCGAACTATCGGGATATCGCCCGCCGGGCGGGCGTGGGGACGGCAACCGTGGAACGCGTGTTGAACGGTCGCGGCGGTGTTCGTCCCGAACTGGTCGAGAAAGTGATCATTGCTGCGCGCAGCCTGGAGTATCCGCGCACGCTTCCCGATACCCATCGTGGTCTGCTGCGCATAGAAGTACTGATGGTACGCCCCGAGACGACCTTTTATCAGCGGCTGTCCAAAGCCTTCGAACGGATCTCGGCGACGCTGGATCCGTTGGTCGTCGTGCATCGGAGTTTCACTGAAGAGATGAAGCCAGAGGAGATTGCCCGGCGCATTCTCTCGACGGACCTTCCGCGCGCGGGCCTCATTCTCGCGGTGCCCAGCAGTCCGGTGATCAGGGCGGCGGTGGAGAAGGTCATTGCGCAAGGCTTGCCGGTGGTCCACGTCGTTACCCGCGCCTCGGATCGATCAGGCGAATTCGTCGGCATCGACAATTATGCCGCCGGCCGGACGGCGGCGCTCTTCATCAGCCGTATGGCCCGCAGGCAAGGCCCGGTCGTTGCAATCTGTCACCCGATCTATCAGGTTCACCGTGATCGCATCCGCGGATTTTCGGAGTATTTTCTGGAGCATCCTGGCGCCACCAGCTTCCAGTGGCTGGGCTTTGGTCTCGATGAGGAACACTATAGCGCGGAGCTATTGGCTTCGGCACTGGAGACCTATCCCGATCTCGCCGGCCTCTATAATGCCGGAGGCGCCAATTCCGCCCTCATAGAGGTGCTTCGACGCCAGGCACGCGAGCGCAATATCTTCTTCGTCGGTCACGAACTGACCGATTACACGCGCAAAGCCTTGCAGGACGACATCATGGACGTCGTGCTTGACCAGGCGCCGGAAGCGCAGGCCAGGCGATCGCTCGATCTCGTCCTGCGCCGTATCGGGCTGACCGAAATCGAGCCGGACCGGGCGCCTATCCGTTTCATCACCATCACCAAGGAAGGGCTTTGA
- a CDS encoding YbaK/EbsC family protein, whose translation MSLESVRAFFTANAPDIAVIETAESSSTVTLAAEAHGVEPAQIAKTICLRVGDRIMLIVASGMARLDNRKFKDTFGGKGRMLDAEEVLAVTSHPVGGVCPFGLPAPLPVYCDMSLKQFDEVVPAAGSTNSAVRIPTERLAEITRAEWVDVCQ comes from the coding sequence ATGAGCCTCGAATCCGTCCGCGCCTTCTTTACCGCCAACGCCCCCGACATTGCCGTCATCGAAACGGCCGAGAGCTCTTCGACAGTCACTCTCGCCGCAGAAGCGCATGGCGTCGAGCCGGCGCAGATCGCCAAGACGATCTGCCTGCGCGTCGGTGATCGCATCATGCTGATCGTGGCGAGCGGAATGGCGCGTCTTGATAACAGGAAGTTTAAGGACACCTTTGGCGGCAAGGGGCGCATGCTCGACGCGGAGGAAGTGCTGGCGGTGACGAGCCACCCGGTCGGCGGCGTCTGCCCGTTCGGCCTGCCGGCACCCTTGCCTGTCTATTGCGACATGTCGCTGAAGCAGTTCGATGAGGTCGTTCCGGCCGCCGGCTCGACCAATTCCGCGGTGCGCATCCCCACCGAAAGACTGGCGGAAATCACCCGAGCCGAATGGGTCGACGTCTGCCAGTAG
- a CDS encoding Tim44 domain-containing protein, giving the protein MPTAVSRFARIAAIAVLASATVFASIGDADARRAGSFGGFGSRGTRTFSAPPATQTAPAPVAPIERSMTPRPQTTTPYNTQQPGYAQQRPGFFGGFGRSMIGGLIAGGLLGMLLGHGFGGGFGFLGMLLQIALIFGAVTLAMRFFANRRQPSYGAGGQSYSGPQSYGMSPVNGGSSFHIPAIGSGSSGQQQRSAGPSDEIGLAQADLDQFEELLTKVQTAYGAEDYGALRSLTTPEAMSYLAEELGENATNGVRNQVSEVKLLQGDIAEAWRENSQEYATLAMRYSSIDAMVERNSGRLVSGDDRRPSESTEVWTFVRKSGADWKLAAIQGTGQRAA; this is encoded by the coding sequence ATGCCCACTGCCGTTTCGCGTTTTGCCAGGATCGCGGCGATTGCCGTTCTTGCGAGCGCTACCGTCTTTGCTTCGATCGGTGATGCCGATGCGCGCCGCGCCGGCAGCTTTGGCGGATTCGGAAGCCGCGGCACGCGTACCTTTAGCGCGCCTCCGGCCACGCAGACTGCTCCTGCGCCGGTTGCGCCCATCGAGCGCTCGATGACGCCGCGCCCGCAAACAACTACGCCTTATAACACGCAACAACCCGGCTATGCCCAGCAGCGCCCCGGCTTCTTTGGCGGCTTCGGCCGTTCGATGATTGGCGGCCTGATTGCCGGCGGTCTGCTCGGTATGCTGCTCGGCCACGGTTTCGGCGGCGGCTTCGGTTTCCTCGGCATGCTCCTGCAGATCGCGCTGATCTTCGGAGCGGTCACTCTTGCCATGCGCTTCTTCGCCAATCGCCGCCAACCGTCCTACGGCGCAGGCGGCCAGAGCTATAGCGGACCGCAATCCTACGGCATGTCGCCAGTCAATGGCGGTTCGTCCTTCCATATTCCGGCAATCGGTTCGGGCTCAAGCGGCCAACAGCAGCGCAGCGCAGGCCCAAGCGATGAGATCGGCCTCGCTCAGGCGGACCTCGACCAGTTCGAGGAATTGTTGACAAAGGTTCAGACCGCTTATGGCGCGGAGGACTACGGTGCGCTGCGCAGCCTGACGACACCGGAAGCCATGTCCTACCTTGCCGAAGAGCTTGGTGAAAATGCCACAAATGGCGTGCGTAACCAGGTTTCCGAGGTCAAGCTGCTGCAGGGTGACATTGCCGAAGCCTGGCGTGAGAACAGTCAGGAATATGCGACGCTGGCGATGCGTTACTCCTCGATCGACGCCATGGTCGAGCGTAACAGTGGCCGCCTCGTCTCAGGCGACGACCGCCGCCCGAGCGAAAGCACGGAAGTCTGGACCTTCGTGCGCAAGTCCGGCGCCGACTGGAAGCTTGCCGCCATCCAGGGCACTGGCCAGCGCGCCGCTTAA